The following are encoded together in the Odocoileus virginianus isolate 20LAN1187 ecotype Illinois chromosome 28, Ovbor_1.2, whole genome shotgun sequence genome:
- the LOC110149613 gene encoding interferon-induced transmembrane protein 2-like gives MFSGEQEAAVMGEPPGSAPVKNAVIDIQTESPRRDHIVWSLFNTLFMNICCLGFVAFAYSVKSRDRKMVGDITGAQSYASTAKCLNICSLVLGLLLIIIFIIVFATRSGPSFRLHFSTF, from the exons ATGTTCTCAGGGGAGCAGGAGGCGGCTGTGATGGGGGAACCTCCAGGCTCAGCTCCGGTGAAGAATGCAGTGATTGACATCCAGACGGAGAGCCCCAGACGTGACCACATCGTCTGGTCCCTGTTCAACACGCTGTTCATGAACATCTGCTGCCTGGGCTTCGTGGCATTCGCCTACTCCGTGAAG TCTAGGGACCGGAAGATGGTCGGCGACATCACTGGGGCCCAGAGCTATGCCTCCACCGCCAAGTGCCTGAACATCTGCTCCTTGGTCCTGGGCCTCCTTCTGATCATCATATTTATCATTGTTTTTGCCACTAGATCAGGGCCGAGTTTCAGGctacatttttctacattttag